A section of the Myxococcus virescens genome encodes:
- a CDS encoding glycosyltransferase family 4 protein, with product MRRPYTLIAGDFVDTGGMDRANLALALWLAKQGHPVRLVAHRVAEVLLRHPNVRFVRVPKPANAYLLGEPLLSAVGRAWALRTRAEGGRVVANGGNCPVASANWVHYVHGAYASEPSGGVLRQLKGHVSHRYYVRSERQALRRARVIIANSERTRDDVVAATGVPASRVRVIYLGGDAERFRPVTAEARREVRASLGWPESRPVALFVGALGDRRKGFDTLFQAWLRLCARADWGVDLKVVGSGAQRDAWEREAADRGVGERIQFLGFRDDVARLLSAADVLVSPTRYDAYGLNVHEALCAGLPALVSRSAGVAERYPEALSGLLLDAPDDVDALVRRLEDWRQHAAAWAPHVAALSETLRAQTWDTMAEAIVDTVEREG from the coding sequence ATGCGAAGACCGTACACCCTCATCGCCGGTGACTTCGTGGATACCGGCGGCATGGACCGGGCCAACCTGGCGCTGGCGCTCTGGCTGGCGAAGCAGGGGCACCCCGTCCGGTTGGTGGCACACCGCGTGGCGGAGGTCCTCCTGCGCCATCCCAATGTGCGCTTCGTGCGAGTGCCTAAGCCCGCCAATGCGTATCTGCTCGGCGAACCGCTGCTGAGCGCGGTGGGCCGGGCCTGGGCGCTGCGTACCCGCGCCGAGGGCGGCCGCGTGGTGGCCAATGGGGGCAACTGCCCGGTGGCGTCCGCCAACTGGGTCCACTACGTCCACGGCGCCTATGCCTCCGAGCCCAGCGGCGGTGTGCTGCGCCAGCTCAAGGGCCACGTGAGCCACCGGTACTACGTGCGTTCGGAGCGGCAGGCCCTGCGGCGCGCGCGCGTCATCATCGCCAACTCGGAGCGCACGCGGGATGATGTGGTGGCGGCCACGGGCGTTCCTGCGTCCCGGGTGCGCGTCATCTATCTCGGTGGGGATGCGGAGCGCTTTCGCCCGGTAACCGCCGAGGCGCGCCGTGAGGTCCGCGCGTCCCTGGGGTGGCCAGAGTCCCGGCCCGTGGCGCTCTTCGTGGGCGCGTTGGGCGACCGCCGCAAGGGCTTCGACACCCTCTTCCAGGCGTGGCTGCGGCTGTGTGCGCGTGCGGATTGGGGCGTGGACCTCAAGGTCGTGGGCTCGGGCGCGCAGCGGGATGCGTGGGAGCGCGAAGCCGCGGACAGAGGAGTGGGGGAGCGCATCCAGTTCCTCGGCTTCCGTGACGACGTGGCGCGCTTGCTGTCGGCGGCGGACGTGCTGGTGTCGCCCACGCGGTATGACGCATATGGGCTGAACGTCCACGAGGCGCTGTGTGCCGGGCTGCCTGCGTTGGTGAGCCGCTCGGCGGGCGTGGCGGAGCGCTACCCGGAGGCGCTGTCGGGCCTGCTGCTGGACGCGCCGGATGACGTGGACGCGTTGGTGCGGCGCCTGGAGGATTGGCGCCAGCACGCCGCGGCCTGGGCGCCTCATGTGGCCGCGCTGTCGGAGACGCTCCGGGCGCAGACATGGGACACCATGGCCGAGGCCATCGTGGACACGGTGGAGCGCGAGGGCTGA